The following proteins are encoded in a genomic region of Pyricularia oryzae 70-15 chromosome 6, whole genome shotgun sequence:
- a CDS encoding cellulase, producing the protein MRGLGTLSALVAPVAAALADGPFTTSGRWILAGDNKTNVNLAGINWPGAGEAMIPEGLQYQSAAAIAARIQSLGMNVVRLTYATEMVDQIFANGGADIPVQKSLIAALGQQNGTAVWEMVKRSNPQFNDNITRLQAFDTVAAELSKQDIYVLVDNHVSKAQWCCSPLDGNSWWGDTYFSTANWTRGLTYMTEHTRDWPNLIGLSLRNELRQPLTNITLYQQAYNWETWYARTREGAAAIHKANPKALVFLSGLDSDTTLQPVVEGSNLTPGKGMFRPGDYFEGAENKLVLELHSYANIINEGLAKNCTGLKETLVQGGWSGLSTAAPGGTKVKNRMPTLMTEFGWGQNDQEWNSNYSTCIQDFLRDDVRAGWMIWAISGSYYIRECKQDYDEPWGILNHDWSDWRSEKHAMGELKRLVNSTLSTTMDGAGEGGGKDSPSPSPDKKNASESIRGSLYNFLWGVAALAIFNMV; encoded by the exons ATGCGAGGTCTGGGGACGCTTAGCGCGCTAGTCGCACCGGTCGCGGCGGCACTCGCCGATGGGCCCTTCACCACGTCCGGGCGGTGGATCCTGGCCGGCGACAACAAGACCAACGTCAATCTGGCCGGCATCAACTGGCCCGGAGCCGGGGAGGCCATGATCCCCGAGGGCCTGCAGTACCAGTCGGCCGCAGCCATAGCGGCCCGCATCCAGAGCCTCGGCATGAACGTCGTGCGGCTGACTTATGCGACCGAGATGGTGGATCAGATATTTGCCAACGGCGGCGCCGACATCCCCGTGCAAAAGTCGCTGATCGCCGCCCTGGGCCAGCAGAACGGCACGGCCGTCTGGGAAATGGTCAAGAGGAGCAATCCTCAATTTAACGACAATATTACGAGGTTACAG GCGTTCGATACAGTAGCTGCAGAATTGTCAAAACAGGACATCTACGTGCTGGTAGACAACCATGTATCCAAGGCCCAATGGTGCTGTTCGCCCCTGGATGGCAACTCTTGGTGGGGAGACACGTACTTTTCGACGGCCAACTGGACGCGGGGACTCACGTACATGACTGAGCAT ACCCGGGATTGGCCCAACCTGATAGGATTATCCCTGCGGAACGAGCTCCGCCAACCCCTGACCAACATCACCCTCTACCAGCAGGCGTACAACTGGGAGACCTGGTATGCGCGGACCCGCGAGGGCGCCGCGGCCATCCACAAGGCGAACCCGAAAGCGCTCGTCTTCCTCTCCGGGCTTGATTCGGACACGACGCTGCAGCCGGTGGTGGAGGGCAGCAACCTGACGCCCGGCAAGGGCATGTTCAGGCCCGGCGACTACTTTGAGGGCGCCGAGAATAAGCTCGTCCTGGAGCTGCACAGCTACGCCAACATCATCAACGAGGGCCTGGCCAAGAACTGCACGGGCCTCAAGGAGACCCTGGTGCAGGGCGGCTGGAGCGGGCTGAGCACGGCGGCACCCGGCGGGACCAAGGTCAAGAATCGGATGCCGACCCTCATGACCGAGTTTGGCTGGGGCCAGAACGACCAGGAGTGGAACAGCAACTACTCGACGTGCATTCAGGATTTCTTGAGGGATGATGTCCGTGCCGGTTGGATGATCTGGGCCATTTCGGGCAGCTACTACATCCGCGAGTGCAAGCAGGATTATGACGAGCCTTGGGGTATCCTGAATCACGACTGGTCGGACTGGAGATCTGAAAAGCACGCCATGGGCGAGCTGAAGCGTTTGGTCAATTCCACCTTGTCCACGACCATGGATGGGGCAGGTGAAGGCGGCGGCAAGGATTCGCCATCGCCATCGCCAGACAAAAAGAATGCTTCGGAAAGCATTAGAGGTTCGTTATATAACTTTCTTTGGGGTGTAGCTGCTTTGGCCATCTTCAACATGGTGTAG